In one window of Eggerthella guodeyinii DNA:
- a CDS encoding cytochrome c3 family protein — MGMNRGTVQARSRRAAMATAVAVAATTFAIAGLLSACAPKQQQADASSGEGADAAITVAWSADMACSSCHAHEAQTESDTACLASKHEADSCESCHGTAESLAGAHANASADASMPTKLSKEHAVSEEACLACHGSWDELAAKSVDVTVLTDADGTTVNPHAMDRTGDHAAITCTSCHSVHEAETDQKELCLSCHHEDVFECRTCHE, encoded by the coding sequence ATGGGGATGAATCGCGGAACCGTGCAAGCGCGGAGCCGACGCGCCGCGATGGCGACGGCGGTGGCCGTGGCGGCGACGACCTTCGCCATCGCGGGGCTGTTGAGCGCATGCGCGCCGAAACAGCAGCAGGCGGACGCTTCGTCCGGCGAAGGCGCAGACGCGGCGATCACGGTGGCGTGGTCGGCGGACATGGCGTGCTCGTCGTGCCATGCGCACGAAGCGCAGACGGAGTCCGACACGGCCTGCCTGGCGAGCAAGCACGAGGCGGATTCGTGCGAAAGCTGCCATGGGACGGCGGAGAGCCTTGCGGGCGCGCATGCGAACGCCTCGGCCGACGCATCCATGCCGACGAAGCTGAGCAAGGAGCATGCGGTAAGCGAGGAAGCATGCCTCGCCTGCCATGGAAGCTGGGACGAGCTGGCTGCGAAGAGCGTGGACGTGACGGTTCTCACCGATGCCGACGGCACGACGGTCAACCCGCACGCGATGGACCGAACGGGCGACCACGCCGCCATCACCTGCACGAGCTGCCATAGCGTGCACGAGGCCGAGACCGATCAGAAAGAGCTCTGCCTGAGCTGTCATCACGAGGACGTGTTCGAATGTCGAACGTGCCACGAATAG
- a CDS encoding YbaB/EbfC family nucleoid-associated protein, whose translation MSKRGGFPGGGGGNMGAMMKQAQKMQAELAKAQDEIKDMTFEATAGGGMVKVVATGDMAVQSIVIDPEAVDPEDVEMLQDMVAAAVNEALRGVSELSSQRLNAATGGMNIPGLM comes from the coding sequence ATGTCCAAACGAGGCGGTTTTCCCGGCGGTGGCGGCGGCAACATGGGCGCCATGATGAAGCAGGCGCAGAAGATGCAGGCCGAGCTGGCGAAGGCTCAGGACGAGATCAAGGACATGACGTTCGAGGCCACGGCCGGCGGCGGCATGGTGAAGGTCGTGGCAACCGGCGACATGGCCGTGCAGAGCATCGTCATCGACCCCGAGGCCGTGGATCCCGAGGACGTCGAAATGCTGCAGGATATGGTGGCAGCCGCCGTGAACGAGGCGCTGCGCGGCGTGTCCGAGCTGAGCTCCCAGCGCCTGAATGCCGCCACGGGCGGCATGAACATCCCGGGCCTCATGTAG
- a CDS encoding helix-turn-helix transcriptional regulator — protein MAEPSMLERSQSRSRMSLLAAAFPCFGLWTMHTWILWLNSNKPYPSGSGDSWFSLYLAQSVFLIVMAVAFRRAEKPNRTRMQASDVVLTAIGCATTALYAVGSSAVAFPPLLSGAVVALGGVCLGWGYLRWGVFYSGLALRNALGCIFAACILGAVAKSIITALPAEAGTAAACCLPLLSTMFLSRSFKRQQPLPTTDIRYTAETFGSLWKVFACVAAYAFVYTFIGGLPSMYDNPLPNASLLGHVIEVAVSLLILWWVVVKRRSVSFAQLWRGIMLLIGAMLVLSVFEPTAGLQAMCSTSISYLVVVFLWLLLSDIAHHSNLHPYVVFGLGWLAYTLPNYLGRLLGSSGLVAPAMSPTLALVLLFAIMIALSLLLDYRDPTMQRIFSDLDESSPAPHDFALIDERCAAIGKQHDLTVREIEVMQLLCKGRSKAYIAETLFIAENTVRGHARRLYAKLDVHSKKELQELIDV, from the coding sequence ATGGCTGAACCGTCGATGCTCGAACGGTCGCAGAGCCGATCCCGGATGTCGCTGCTCGCGGCGGCGTTTCCGTGCTTCGGGCTGTGGACCATGCACACGTGGATACTGTGGCTCAACTCGAACAAGCCGTACCCGTCGGGGAGCGGCGACTCGTGGTTCTCCCTGTACCTGGCCCAGTCCGTGTTCCTCATCGTGATGGCCGTCGCGTTTCGTCGGGCCGAGAAACCGAACCGCACGCGCATGCAAGCCTCGGACGTCGTGCTCACCGCCATCGGCTGCGCCACCACGGCCCTCTACGCCGTCGGGTCGAGCGCGGTGGCGTTCCCTCCGCTCCTGAGCGGAGCCGTCGTGGCCCTCGGCGGCGTTTGCCTGGGATGGGGCTACCTGCGGTGGGGCGTGTTCTACAGCGGTCTGGCCCTGCGCAACGCGCTCGGCTGCATTTTCGCCGCCTGCATCCTGGGAGCGGTTGCGAAGTCGATCATCACGGCGCTGCCCGCCGAAGCCGGCACCGCGGCCGCATGCTGCTTGCCGCTGCTGTCGACGATGTTTCTGTCCCGCTCGTTCAAGCGGCAGCAGCCTCTTCCCACCACCGACATCCGCTACACCGCGGAAACGTTCGGATCGCTCTGGAAGGTGTTCGCCTGCGTGGCCGCCTACGCGTTCGTCTACACCTTCATCGGCGGGCTGCCCAGCATGTACGACAACCCGCTGCCCAACGCATCGCTGCTGGGCCACGTCATCGAAGTGGCCGTGTCGCTGCTCATCCTCTGGTGGGTGGTCGTCAAACGTCGCTCGGTCAGCTTCGCGCAGCTGTGGCGCGGCATCATGCTGCTCATCGGCGCCATGCTCGTGCTCAGCGTGTTCGAGCCCACGGCCGGGCTGCAAGCCATGTGCTCCACGAGCATATCCTACCTGGTGGTGGTGTTCCTCTGGCTGCTGCTCTCGGACATCGCCCACCACAGCAACCTGCACCCCTACGTCGTGTTCGGCCTGGGATGGCTCGCGTACACGCTGCCGAACTACCTGGGGAGGCTGCTGGGCTCGAGCGGCCTCGTCGCGCCGGCCATGAGCCCCACGCTCGCCCTCGTGCTGCTGTTCGCCATCATGATCGCGCTCAGCCTGCTGCTGGACTATCGCGACCCCACCATGCAGCGCATCTTCTCCGACCTCGACGAGTCGAGCCCGGCGCCGCACGACTTCGCCCTCATCGACGAGCGCTGCGCGGCCATCGGGAAGCAGCACGACCTCACCGTCCGGGAGATCGAAGTCATGCAGCTGCTGTGCAAGGGGCGCAGCAAGGCCTACATCGCCGAAACGCTGTTCATCGCCGAGAACACGGTGCGCGGCCACGCGCGGCGCCTGTACGCCAAGCTCGACGTGCACAGCAAGAAGGAGCTGCAGGAACTCATCGACGTCTGA
- a CDS encoding serine hydrolase, with translation MAQHAAHARPTHRRAIVAGAAVVAVVAIGAGAATAWSSAPAPASCGGLAPAFATVLQAGIDDVRSACAVERARTSPSPSLPQADAPSTTRASYAPALADLAALPGQADPFAFCLDPDSADAAPSLSETSAARLQEARDAFAARGWDAGYLLVDLETGCGLAGNLDVTAYGASTFKAPYALYLCETQLDTELAALDTPCFEAPATAFMDPTGTYLYDGLASYPLGTLIADSVTQSDNDSYRILRASYDAAGFSAWIADRGLPASLTDDWFPTYSTRTSGMLWLLMAQYLDGDAASAAWLSELLGQSETSFLRNVLPPEATVRGKAGWYADDDPAFCGVCDAGIVSAGGRDYLVCAMSTAPFSADGQELLENLLAAAFDARDDLG, from the coding sequence GTGGCACAGCATGCCGCACATGCGCGTCCGACGCACCGCCGCGCCATCGTCGCAGGCGCGGCCGTCGTCGCCGTCGTCGCGATCGGCGCGGGCGCAGCGACGGCGTGGTCGAGCGCGCCCGCGCCGGCCTCCTGCGGCGGGCTCGCACCCGCATTCGCAACCGTGCTGCAGGCCGGCATCGACGACGTGCGAAGCGCCTGCGCCGTCGAGCGCGCGCGAACGTCCCCTTCTCCGTCGCTTCCGCAGGCCGATGCCCCGTCCACGACGCGCGCGTCCTACGCCCCCGCGCTCGCCGACCTCGCGGCGCTTCCCGGGCAGGCGGACCCGTTCGCCTTCTGCCTCGACCCCGACAGCGCCGACGCCGCCCCGTCCCTCTCGGAGACGTCCGCGGCCCGCCTCCAGGAAGCACGCGACGCGTTCGCCGCCCGCGGCTGGGACGCCGGGTACCTGCTGGTCGACCTCGAGACGGGATGCGGCCTCGCGGGCAACCTCGACGTGACCGCCTACGGCGCCAGCACGTTCAAGGCCCCGTACGCGCTCTACCTCTGCGAAACCCAGCTCGACACGGAGCTGGCCGCCCTCGACACGCCGTGCTTCGAGGCCCCGGCGACGGCCTTCATGGACCCGACCGGCACGTACCTGTACGACGGCCTGGCCTCCTACCCGCTGGGGACGCTCATCGCCGACAGCGTCACCCAGTCCGACAACGACTCCTACCGCATCCTGCGCGCGTCCTACGATGCGGCCGGGTTTTCCGCATGGATCGCCGACCGGGGGCTGCCGGCCAGCCTGACCGACGACTGGTTCCCCACGTACAGCACGCGCACGTCGGGCATGCTCTGGCTTCTCATGGCGCAGTACCTCGACGGCGACGCTGCGTCGGCGGCGTGGCTGTCCGAGCTGCTCGGGCAATCGGAGACGTCGTTTCTGCGCAACGTCCTTCCCCCGGAAGCGACCGTGCGCGGGAAAGCCGGGTGGTACGCGGACGACGACCCGGCTTTCTGCGGCGTATGCGATGCGGGCATCGTGAGCGCGGGCGGGCGCGACTACCTCGTGTGCGCCATGAGCACCGCGCCGTTTTCGGCGGACGGCCAGGAGCTGCTCGAGAACCTGCTGGCCGCCGCCTTCGACGCCCGCGACGATCTTGGGTGA
- the dnaX gene encoding DNA polymerase III subunit gamma/tau, translating into MAEALYRKYRPQIFEDVVGQEHIERTIKNAIEQDKVSHAYLFTGPRGTGKTTTARLLAKALLCEHGPTPEPDGTCDDCVMIANGEHPDVYELDAASRTGVENVREEIIGRVQFAPTRGRYKIYIIDEVHMLSTAAFNALLKTLEEPPSHVVFILATTDPQKVPETIHSRCQRFDFRRISAESIVSRLGAICVSEDVEFEGEALDLIAHRAEGGMRNALTSLEQLIAFGEGKVTMEVAERLLGSIDTNDLAEIVRAIGTRDVASCFRWTAEYVETGADLAQFTRDLAEHIRNMYVLSLAGADVALDVGETVRRELASELPLFGPDRLARLLGVLGDLSAELKTSTNPRLSFEIALTRMVRPDSDLTLEALAERVEALESGHSAVAHVTGGGAAAAASAAPAQAPAAAAPAPQPVAAAPAPSHVPTENHAVTAGVAPTQSAPTPQVVPPSQGAGGAPAQPAPAAQVASPSQASGPAPAPAGAPTDQLKASLQNPAALQRVWQAALATLKKNKAAYGVLFLNTKAVYDADKGTLIIEFPAENSFAFKAVQKPDVQEAVSVALTQACGESLHFAYAQGGAVATASASAAVPASAPRPAPAPRPQVQQAAPAPRPAPASVPASAPRPAAVPDYDIPPYEDEVVPYDDGFVSSSPAPAPAATPAPAPAPAATPVPTPGPAPVDAHSSATPTPADAKSPEELQAILAAGFGDGVRVEEVRE; encoded by the coding sequence ATGGCAGAGGCACTCTATAGAAAATACCGCCCGCAGATCTTCGAAGACGTGGTGGGCCAGGAGCACATAGAACGCACGATCAAGAACGCGATCGAGCAGGACAAGGTGAGCCACGCCTACCTGTTCACGGGCCCGCGCGGTACCGGCAAGACCACCACCGCGCGCCTGCTGGCGAAAGCGCTGCTGTGCGAGCACGGCCCCACGCCCGAGCCCGACGGCACGTGCGACGACTGCGTGATGATCGCGAACGGCGAGCACCCCGACGTGTACGAGCTGGACGCCGCGTCGCGCACCGGCGTGGAGAACGTGCGCGAGGAGATCATCGGGCGCGTGCAGTTCGCCCCCACGCGCGGGCGCTACAAGATCTATATCATCGACGAGGTCCACATGCTGTCGACGGCGGCGTTCAACGCGCTGCTGAAGACGCTCGAGGAGCCGCCGAGCCACGTCGTGTTCATCCTGGCCACCACCGATCCGCAGAAGGTGCCCGAGACCATCCACTCGCGCTGCCAGCGCTTCGACTTCCGCCGCATCTCGGCCGAGTCCATCGTGTCGCGCCTCGGCGCCATCTGCGTGTCCGAGGACGTGGAGTTCGAGGGCGAGGCGCTCGACCTCATCGCGCATCGCGCCGAAGGCGGCATGCGCAACGCGCTGACCTCGCTCGAGCAGCTCATCGCGTTCGGCGAGGGCAAGGTGACGATGGAGGTGGCCGAACGGCTGCTGGGATCCATCGACACGAACGACCTCGCCGAGATCGTGCGGGCCATCGGCACGCGCGACGTGGCGTCGTGCTTCCGCTGGACGGCCGAGTACGTGGAGACGGGCGCCGATCTCGCGCAGTTCACGCGCGACCTGGCCGAGCACATCCGCAACATGTACGTGCTGTCGCTGGCGGGCGCCGACGTGGCGCTCGACGTGGGCGAGACCGTGCGCCGCGAGCTGGCGAGCGAGCTGCCGCTGTTCGGGCCCGACCGGCTGGCGCGGCTGCTGGGCGTGCTGGGCGATCTGTCGGCCGAGCTGAAGACGTCGACGAACCCGCGCCTGTCGTTCGAGATCGCGCTCACCCGCATGGTGCGTCCCGATTCGGATCTGACGCTGGAAGCGCTCGCCGAGCGCGTCGAGGCGCTGGAGAGCGGGCATTCCGCGGTGGCGCACGTGACCGGCGGCGGGGCTGCCGCGGCGGCGAGCGCTGCACCGGCGCAGGCGCCGGCTGCGGCGGCGCCTGCGCCCCAACCGGTCGCAGCGGCCCCCGCCCCCAGCCATGTGCCGACGGAGAATCATGCCGTGACGGCCGGCGTTGCGCCGACGCAATCGGCACCGACCCCGCAGGTCGTTCCGCCGTCGCAAGGGGCGGGGGGAGCGCCGGCGCAGCCTGCGCCTGCTGCGCAAGTCGCTTCGCCGTCGCAGGCGAGCGGGCCTGCTCCTGCCCCGGCCGGCGCCCCCACGGACCAGCTGAAGGCGAGCTTGCAGAACCCCGCCGCGTTGCAGCGGGTGTGGCAGGCGGCGCTGGCGACGCTCAAGAAGAACAAGGCCGCCTACGGCGTGCTGTTCCTCAACACGAAGGCGGTGTACGACGCGGACAAGGGGACGCTGATCATCGAGTTCCCGGCTGAGAACTCGTTTGCGTTCAAGGCGGTGCAGAAACCCGACGTGCAGGAGGCCGTGTCGGTGGCGCTCACGCAGGCATGCGGCGAGTCGCTGCACTTCGCCTACGCGCAGGGCGGCGCGGTTGCCACGGCTTCGGCATCGGCGGCGGTTCCCGCGTCGGCTCCGCGTCCCGCGCCCGCGCCGCGCCCGCAGGTGCAGCAGGCGGCCCCGGCTCCGCGTCCCGCGCCGGCTTCTGTTCCCGCGTCCGCCCCCCGGCCGGCCGCGGTTCCCGACTACGACATTCCCCCGTACGAGGACGAAGTGGTTCCGTACGACGACGGCTTCGTCTCGTCCTCTCCGGCCCCGGCTCCCGCCGCGACCCCCGCGCCCGCGCCCGCGCCGGCTGCGACCCCCGTGCCGACGCCCGGGCCCGCGCCGGTCGATGCGCACTCGTCGGCGACGCCGACGCCTGCGGACGCCAAGTCGCCCGAGGAGCTGCAGGCCATCCTGGCCGCCGGCTTCGGCGATGGCGTGCGCGTCGAAGAAGTGAGAGAATAA
- a CDS encoding FAD-binding protein: MGKNNEHTLGRRDFLKGAAVAAAGAAVMGMAGCSEAGSASAAAGKRAVEPEAWDAETDVVVMGYGFAGQAAAISAAAAGSQVVIFEKAPEEHAGGNSAVCCGFLNICSGDGAAEAWKAITDGGVTDAECEAVAKASTDMPQWFSDNIVESEVVVKSGADAVRKLWGKEYPDANAVNLTIEGKGQTGGGAYLHQLCADVIKDRYADSISIRYESPVTELVYDADAREVLGVQYDEGGQAKYCKAKKAVIMACGGYEGNPQMIEDFVLTHYKQYPIGSPYNTGDGIRMVAGIGAKLRHMAAVEYGSPACLELSEKYNQAIACYNGGDTTSMIYVSQHGERFMAEDGKWPAHDKRYPYPCFEENKDTAETPNYPWWMVFDETRRTKGTLFAWSNAERNEGWAAVHNVYQWSDDNVKEVEDGVVLKADSIEELGKLMGYDDADLATFTATVEKFNADVADGGVDSAFGRAPAVSSKGDVTPVNPLNNPPYYAVQCCISYLNTNGGPARNDKWQALDWNDEPIGRLYSAGEFGSVFYHYYWGGGNVNECFASGMVAGQEANDLDAWSVA, encoded by the coding sequence ATGGGGAAGAACAACGAGCATACGCTGGGACGCCGCGATTTTCTCAAGGGAGCCGCCGTTGCGGCAGCGGGCGCCGCGGTCATGGGCATGGCCGGGTGCTCGGAGGCGGGAAGCGCTTCCGCCGCGGCAGGCAAGCGGGCCGTCGAGCCCGAGGCGTGGGACGCGGAGACGGACGTCGTGGTGATGGGGTACGGATTCGCCGGCCAGGCGGCCGCCATCAGCGCCGCGGCGGCAGGGTCGCAGGTGGTCATCTTCGAGAAGGCTCCCGAGGAGCATGCGGGCGGCAACAGCGCGGTGTGCTGCGGGTTCCTCAACATCTGCTCGGGCGACGGCGCGGCCGAGGCCTGGAAGGCCATCACCGACGGCGGCGTGACCGACGCCGAATGCGAGGCGGTGGCGAAGGCGTCCACCGACATGCCGCAGTGGTTCAGCGACAACATCGTGGAAAGCGAAGTGGTGGTGAAGTCGGGAGCCGACGCCGTGCGCAAGCTGTGGGGCAAGGAGTACCCCGACGCGAACGCCGTCAACCTGACCATCGAAGGCAAGGGCCAGACGGGCGGCGGCGCGTACCTGCACCAGCTGTGCGCCGACGTCATCAAGGACCGCTACGCCGATTCGATTTCCATTCGCTACGAATCGCCGGTGACCGAGCTGGTGTACGACGCCGATGCGCGCGAAGTGCTGGGCGTGCAGTACGACGAGGGCGGCCAGGCGAAGTACTGCAAGGCGAAGAAGGCCGTCATCATGGCGTGCGGCGGCTACGAAGGCAACCCCCAGATGATCGAGGACTTCGTGCTGACGCATTACAAGCAGTACCCCATCGGCAGCCCCTACAACACGGGCGACGGCATCCGCATGGTGGCGGGCATCGGGGCGAAGCTGCGCCATATGGCCGCCGTCGAGTACGGCTCGCCCGCGTGCCTCGAGCTGTCGGAGAAGTACAACCAGGCCATCGCGTGCTACAACGGCGGCGACACCACGTCGATGATTTACGTCAGCCAGCACGGCGAGCGCTTCATGGCCGAGGACGGGAAGTGGCCGGCGCACGACAAGCGCTACCCGTACCCGTGCTTCGAGGAGAACAAGGACACGGCCGAAACGCCCAACTATCCCTGGTGGATGGTGTTCGACGAGACGCGCCGCACGAAGGGAACCCTGTTCGCGTGGTCGAACGCCGAGCGCAACGAGGGATGGGCCGCCGTCCACAACGTGTACCAGTGGTCTGACGACAACGTGAAGGAAGTCGAGGACGGCGTGGTGCTGAAGGCCGACAGCATCGAGGAGCTGGGCAAGCTCATGGGCTACGACGACGCTGACCTGGCCACGTTCACGGCGACGGTGGAGAAGTTCAACGCCGACGTTGCCGACGGGGGCGTTGACAGCGCGTTCGGCCGCGCTCCCGCCGTCTCGAGCAAGGGCGACGTCACGCCGGTCAACCCGCTGAACAACCCGCCGTATTACGCGGTGCAGTGCTGCATCTCGTATCTCAACACGAACGGCGGCCCGGCGCGCAACGACAAGTGGCAGGCGCTCGACTGGAACGACGAGCCCATCGGCCGCCTGTACTCGGCGGGCGAGTTCGGCTCGGTGTTCTACCACTACTACTGGGGCGGCGGCAACGTGAACGAGTGCTTCGCGAGCGGCATGGTGGCCGGTCAAGAGGCGAACGACCTCGACGCTTGGAGCGTCGCGTAA
- a CDS encoding MarR family winged helix-turn-helix transcriptional regulator has protein sequence MGDSEDMRLWGLLSRLQWLTSRYLMNAGRDDAAIRDVSRGQGKVLTLLKLKPEISQKDLTVLMDMRQQSLGELLSKLEKKGLVVREPSEEDRRKVIVRITDEGRAEAEKLGERPTVEFAFFDCLTDEEKANLQDYLSRMVAELESTLGDTDDGNEFESRRRERERFFDGLGAGGPDGRGRGGWPGFGGPDGRDRGGLDHDEAMEVFRSMIDGGRRGPQRRGDRGPDWGRGRRSDER, from the coding sequence GACATGCGACTGTGGGGGCTGCTGAGCCGGCTGCAATGGCTCACGTCCCGCTACCTGATGAACGCCGGCCGGGACGATGCCGCCATCCGCGACGTCAGCCGCGGCCAGGGCAAGGTGCTCACGCTGCTGAAGCTCAAGCCCGAGATCAGCCAGAAGGACCTCACCGTCCTCATGGACATGCGCCAGCAGTCGCTGGGAGAGCTGCTCTCGAAGCTGGAGAAGAAGGGCCTCGTGGTGCGCGAACCCTCCGAAGAGGATCGGCGCAAGGTGATCGTGCGCATCACCGACGAGGGCCGCGCTGAGGCGGAGAAGCTGGGCGAGAGGCCCACGGTGGAGTTCGCGTTCTTCGACTGCCTCACCGACGAGGAGAAGGCGAACCTGCAGGACTACCTGAGTCGCATGGTCGCCGAACTCGAGTCCACGCTGGGAGACACCGACGACGGCAACGAGTTCGAGAGCCGGCGCCGCGAGCGGGAGCGTTTCTTCGACGGCTTGGGCGCGGGCGGCCCCGACGGGCGCGGTCGCGGCGGATGGCCCGGTTTCGGCGGTCCCGACGGGCGCGACAGGGGCGGTCTCGATCATGACGAGGCTATGGAGGTGTTCCGCTCGATGATCGACGGCGGGCGCCGCGGGCCTCAGCGCCGGGGCGATCGCGGTCCCGATTGGGGTCGCGGGCGGCGCTCCGACGAGCGCTAG
- a CDS encoding VTT domain-containing protein: MDIINFFVNLLSDPRGAIAGWIIALGPFWVYSPLFLIVFVETGLVFFPFLPGDSLLFAAGVFSADGGGLNIWATLIVFYVAAILGNTSNYWIARFFGKRIIDSGKVKALTPERMAKLDHFFAKFGGLTIVITRFMPFFRTFAPFIAGTGHMNFGKFTLFNCIGGIAWVSLFVLVGYFFGGIPVVQEHFEVIVLGIVAVSVAPAIVGAVKAAMSARKAKKANADA; encoded by the coding sequence ATGGACATCATCAACTTCTTCGTCAACCTGCTCAGCGACCCGCGCGGGGCGATTGCCGGCTGGATCATCGCGTTGGGCCCCTTTTGGGTGTACTCGCCGCTGTTCCTCATCGTGTTCGTGGAGACGGGCCTCGTGTTCTTCCCCTTCCTGCCCGGCGATTCGCTGCTGTTCGCAGCCGGCGTGTTCTCGGCCGACGGCGGCGGGTTGAACATCTGGGCCACGCTCATCGTGTTCTACGTCGCGGCCATCCTGGGCAACACCTCGAACTACTGGATCGCCCGCTTCTTCGGCAAGCGCATCATCGACTCCGGCAAGGTGAAGGCGCTCACGCCCGAGCGCATGGCCAAGCTCGACCACTTCTTCGCGAAGTTCGGCGGCCTGACCATCGTCATCACGCGCTTCATGCCGTTCTTCCGCACGTTCGCCCCGTTCATCGCCGGTACCGGCCACATGAACTTCGGCAAGTTCACGCTGTTCAACTGCATCGGCGGCATCGCGTGGGTCAGCCTGTTCGTGCTGGTGGGCTACTTCTTCGGCGGCATTCCCGTGGTGCAGGAGCACTTCGAGGTCATCGTGCTGGGCATCGTGGCCGTGTCGGTGGCGCCGGCCATCGTCGGCGCCGTCAAAGCGGCGATGAGCGCTCGCAAGGCGAAGAAGGCCAACGCCGACGCATAA
- the recR gene encoding recombination mediator RecR, producing MYAAPSIQKLLDELERLPGVGPKSAQRIAYWILNTDKATALRLSEAIAEVKETVRFCSRCFNYAEGELCEICQSSKRDASIICVVSEPRDIPPIERTAVYNGVYHVLGGALSPMEGVGPDELHIAELMKRLASDEVREVVLATNPNVEGETTATYLARLIKPLGIAVTRPASGLPVGGDLEFADEVTLGRAIEARRPL from the coding sequence GTGTACGCTGCGCCGTCCATCCAGAAGCTGCTCGACGAGCTGGAACGCTTGCCGGGCGTCGGGCCGAAGTCGGCGCAGCGTATCGCGTACTGGATCCTCAACACCGACAAGGCGACGGCGCTGCGCCTGTCCGAGGCCATCGCCGAGGTGAAGGAAACCGTGCGCTTCTGCTCGCGCTGCTTCAACTACGCCGAGGGCGAGCTGTGCGAGATATGCCAGTCGTCCAAGCGCGACGCGAGCATCATCTGCGTGGTCAGCGAGCCGCGCGACATCCCGCCCATCGAGCGCACCGCCGTCTACAACGGCGTGTACCACGTGTTGGGTGGGGCGCTTTCGCCCATGGAGGGCGTCGGCCCCGACGAGCTTCATATCGCCGAGCTCATGAAGCGCCTCGCGTCCGACGAGGTGCGCGAGGTGGTGCTGGCCACGAACCCCAACGTGGAAGGCGAGACCACGGCGACCTACCTCGCCCGGCTCATCAAACCGCTCGGCATCGCCGTCACCCGTCCCGCCAGCGGCCTGCCCGTCGGCGGCGACCTCGAGTTCGCCGACGAGGTGACCCTCGGCCGCGCCATCGAAGCCAGGCGGCCGCTGTAG